One window of Botrimarina mediterranea genomic DNA carries:
- a CDS encoding PQQ-dependent sugar dehydrogenase, whose protein sequence is MIRSIHRHRTLRAVTTLAAFQLVGLTPSAKAALTGATLIGNTGTSITAIPDPTDPGRLLVAGRSGRINAIDLTTGAVSPYITFPGVSTSGEGGLLGIALDADYATNGVGYAYYTSSGTAGSALTSRIVRFTRDPDNPDRGLSSSITPMLSVAQPQNNHNGGWIGVSPNDGLLYIALGDGGGSNDTGTGHTSGTGNAQDITNNLLGKILRIDPHGDDFPTDDARNYSIPSDNPFVGNAGDDEIWSFGLRNPFRNSFDRETGDLWIADVGQNVREEINFQSASSAGGENYGWRLREGTIATPSGGVGGPAPRGATDPIYEYTHGFGSMQGNSITGGYVYRGEDASLDGTYFFADFVSSNYWARSPEGVVTNVNSQLFPEGAPSSPVSFAEDLQGNLYVLTIGGDLYRIDTTMPGDYNGDGVVNTADYDVWATAYGSSEMLDADGNGDGVVDAADYTIWRDNASSSPSAAVPEPSSLMLVFSLAAASTSLRRPPAAKK, encoded by the coding sequence ATGATCCGCAGCATCCATCGACACAGAACGCTTCGGGCCGTAACAACGCTCGCAGCCTTTCAATTGGTAGGTCTCACGCCGTCGGCGAAAGCGGCCCTCACTGGCGCGACACTAATTGGCAACACTGGCACATCGATCACCGCGATCCCGGACCCCACCGATCCTGGCCGCCTGTTGGTCGCTGGACGGTCGGGAAGGATCAACGCAATCGATCTGACTACCGGCGCTGTCTCCCCCTACATTACTTTCCCGGGCGTAAGTACGTCGGGAGAGGGGGGCCTGCTGGGGATCGCGCTCGACGCCGACTACGCCACAAATGGCGTCGGTTACGCCTACTACACGTCGTCGGGCACAGCGGGTTCGGCGTTGACGTCGCGGATCGTGCGATTCACCCGCGACCCCGACAACCCCGATCGCGGGCTGAGTTCGAGCATCACCCCGATGTTGTCGGTCGCCCAGCCGCAGAACAACCACAACGGCGGGTGGATCGGCGTCAGCCCGAACGACGGGTTGCTGTACATCGCCCTCGGCGATGGCGGCGGCAGCAATGATACCGGCACAGGCCATACTTCGGGCACCGGTAACGCGCAGGACATCACCAACAACCTGCTCGGTAAGATCCTCAGGATTGATCCTCACGGCGACGACTTTCCAACCGATGACGCACGCAACTACAGCATCCCATCCGACAACCCCTTTGTCGGCAATGCTGGAGATGACGAGATCTGGTCCTTTGGCCTTCGTAACCCGTTCCGCAATAGCTTTGATCGAGAAACGGGGGACCTCTGGATCGCCGACGTCGGCCAGAACGTCCGCGAGGAGATCAATTTTCAATCGGCCTCCAGCGCCGGAGGAGAGAACTACGGGTGGCGACTGCGCGAAGGGACCATTGCGACGCCGTCCGGTGGAGTTGGCGGGCCTGCGCCGCGCGGCGCAACGGACCCGATCTACGAGTACACCCACGGCTTTGGATCGATGCAAGGCAATTCCATCACCGGGGGATACGTCTATCGTGGAGAGGATGCGAGCCTTGACGGCACTTATTTCTTCGCCGATTTCGTCTCCAGCAATTACTGGGCGAGAAGCCCCGAGGGCGTCGTCACCAACGTCAATTCGCAGCTCTTTCCCGAGGGGGCCCCTAGCAGCCCGGTCTCGTTTGCCGAGGACCTGCAAGGCAACCTCTACGTGCTAACCATCGGCGGCGACCTCTATCGCATCGATACGACCATGCCGGGCGATTACAACGGGGACGGCGTCGTCAACACCGCCGACTACGATGTCTGGGCGACAGCGTATGGCAGTTCTGAAATGCTCGACGCCGATGGCAACGGCGACGGCGTGGTGGACGCCGCGGACTACACAATCTGGCGTGACAACGCGTCGTCGTCGCCGTCCGCGGCGGTCCCGGAGCCGTCATCGCTCATGCTTGTGTTCTCGCTAGCGGCGGCTTCAACTTCGCTGCGGCGCCCGCCGGCGGCGAAGAAGTAG
- a CDS encoding EAL and HDOD domain-containing protein: MIGIASPNSELTRVGRQPILGRQQQVVGYELLYRDRLESRVANVEDGDLATSSVVVNSLVEIGLERLVGDAPAFVNFTKSFLVGELPIPFDTDQVVIEVLESVDVDTTVIKGLHDLSEKGYKIALDDFAYTRNWNPCVEIADIIKLDVLAMNRQTVSEHVMLLRDFDCKLLAEKVEDHDTYSFCADLGFDMFQGYYFAKPSVVEQKRAPASVNALLATLAAVNDPSADADGVALAVSSDALLTHKMLRYVNSPAVGLRNEIDSVQHAIAYIGRETTKSLATLLLLTSIDDKPAVLIRTALVRALACKWYAGESGAANIDAYFTAGLMSMLDALLDQPMEMIVAELPITNELKQALVGREGPIGACLQSIIACERALNGCDDASLQSYSRAIESVETGEGMASLLPSEKSGPDLAEILRRPHAASPKR, from the coding sequence ATGATCGGCATAGCATCACCCAACTCCGAGTTGACCCGAGTCGGCAGGCAGCCGATCCTCGGCCGTCAGCAGCAGGTTGTTGGATACGAGCTCTTGTACCGTGACCGGTTGGAAAGCCGAGTGGCGAACGTCGAGGACGGTGACTTGGCTACGTCCAGTGTTGTCGTCAACTCGCTGGTGGAGATCGGGCTTGAGCGGCTCGTCGGCGACGCTCCGGCGTTCGTCAACTTCACCAAGTCCTTCTTGGTGGGCGAACTCCCCATCCCCTTCGACACGGACCAAGTCGTCATCGAGGTGCTAGAGAGCGTCGATGTCGATACGACGGTCATCAAAGGGCTCCACGATCTCTCGGAGAAGGGCTACAAGATCGCGCTCGACGATTTCGCCTACACGCGAAACTGGAACCCCTGTGTCGAGATCGCTGACATCATCAAGCTCGACGTGCTGGCGATGAATCGGCAGACGGTTTCAGAGCATGTCATGCTGTTACGCGACTTTGACTGCAAGCTCTTGGCGGAGAAGGTAGAGGATCACGACACCTACTCGTTCTGCGCCGATCTCGGCTTCGACATGTTCCAGGGCTATTACTTCGCCAAGCCCAGCGTGGTCGAGCAGAAGCGAGCGCCCGCGAGCGTCAACGCACTACTGGCGACCCTCGCCGCGGTCAACGATCCAAGCGCCGACGCCGATGGCGTCGCTCTTGCCGTTTCGAGCGACGCGTTGTTGACTCATAAAATGTTACGCTATGTCAACTCGCCAGCGGTCGGGTTGCGGAATGAGATCGACAGCGTCCAGCACGCGATTGCCTATATCGGCCGTGAGACGACTAAGTCTTTGGCGACGCTGCTACTCCTCACGTCGATCGATGACAAGCCAGCCGTGTTGATCCGCACCGCGCTAGTGAGGGCGTTGGCGTGCAAGTGGTACGCCGGCGAGTCGGGCGCCGCGAATATCGACGCCTACTTTACCGCTGGCCTGATGTCGATGCTCGACGCCCTGCTCGACCAGCCGATGGAGATGATCGTCGCCGAGTTGCCAATCACCAACGAGCTCAAGCAAGCGCTAGTCGGCCGTGAGGGACCGATCGGCGCGTGTCTCCAATCGATTATCGCCTGTGAACGCGCCTTGAATGGTTGCGACGACGCAAGCCTACAGTCCTACTCCAGAGCGATCGAAAGTGTTGAGACCGGTGAAGGGATGGCCTCGCTCTTGCCATCGGAAAAGTCCGGCCCCGACCTCGCCGAGATCTTGAGGCGACCCCACGCGGCTTCTCCCAAGCGCTGA
- a CDS encoding DUF362 domain-containing protein, which produces MIESTRSLQVSRRTALAAGGLIAAGLLSLSWKRSKTPVFVAKSQRYDGQLAQTIRDGLTAVGVNGPQLAGKRVLLKPNLVEPSRERPHMTTHPAMIIAAAEVFRGWGAEVVVGEGPGHVRDTEAALIESGVGEALDGAGLRFADLNYERVAWRRNRGRFSRLPGLWLPESVVSADLVVSMPKMKTHHWVGVTAAMKNFYGVIPGIKYGWPKNVLHHNGIPQTVTDINATLPRVVGIVDGIDCMEGDGPILGSLKHMGLVAVGIDLAALDATIARIMGLAPERITYLQLASKRLGVIDDAQIDQRGEAWRPLVDPFQILDEPALQELRAGAMVT; this is translated from the coding sequence ATGATTGAATCCACACGATCGCTTCAGGTCAGCCGGCGCACAGCTCTCGCCGCGGGCGGTCTCATCGCGGCCGGATTGCTCTCGCTGTCTTGGAAACGCTCGAAGACGCCTGTCTTCGTAGCCAAGAGCCAACGCTACGATGGACAACTTGCTCAAACGATCCGCGACGGGCTGACGGCGGTCGGCGTCAACGGGCCCCAACTCGCTGGTAAACGCGTCTTGCTCAAGCCGAATCTCGTTGAGCCTTCGCGCGAGCGGCCGCACATGACGACTCACCCGGCAATGATCATCGCCGCCGCCGAGGTGTTCCGCGGCTGGGGCGCAGAAGTCGTCGTTGGCGAGGGCCCCGGTCATGTCCGTGACACCGAGGCAGCATTGATCGAGTCGGGAGTGGGCGAGGCCCTCGACGGCGCCGGCCTCCGCTTCGCTGACCTCAACTACGAACGAGTCGCCTGGCGCCGCAACCGCGGCCGATTCAGCAGATTGCCTGGGCTTTGGCTCCCCGAGAGCGTCGTCTCGGCCGACCTCGTCGTCTCGATGCCGAAGATGAAAACCCACCATTGGGTTGGCGTCACCGCAGCGATGAAAAACTTCTACGGGGTCATTCCCGGAATAAAGTACGGCTGGCCGAAGAACGTCCTCCATCACAACGGCATTCCGCAGACGGTTACCGATATCAACGCGACCCTCCCCCGGGTTGTCGGCATCGTGGATGGAATCGATTGCATGGAGGGCGACGGCCCGATCCTCGGCAGTCTCAAGCATATGGGCTTGGTTGCTGTTGGCATCGACTTGGCGGCGCTCGACGCGACCATCGCCCGCATCATGGGCCTCGCCCCCGAACGGATCACTTACCTGCAACTGGCGTCGAAACGCCTTGGCGTGATCGATGACGCCCAGATCGACCAGCGTGGCGAAGCTTGGCGGCCGTTGGTGGACCCCTTCCAGATCCTCGACGAGCCTGCGTTGCAGGAACTCCGCGCGGGGGCAATGGTCACCTGA